A genomic region of Halobacteriovorax sp. DA5 contains the following coding sequences:
- a CDS encoding patatin-like phospholipase family protein: MRWNFLNTKIGLALGGGAAKGIAHIGVLKAFEEQRIPISYLSGTSVGAIIASYYAFGKNYDDFLALANKLNYKDTISLTIPKKGFFSTKSIREMIIKDLGDVNIEDARIPLAICTTDISTGEQVVFYKGNLADALCASVCVPGAFIPQVIDGRTLVDGGITENVPVSPLEDMGAGIIVAVDLNGVQKYQEPDDTFAIISNAMDIAIDLRTREQIQDADIILSLDLSKYNRLDNSKCIKELINEGYGPMTQNLSSLTWYRRASYIEFFKKLIIETIPFKVPKVISNLYKEKLAKISIK; the protein is encoded by the coding sequence ATGAGATGGAACTTTCTAAATACTAAAATTGGTCTTGCTCTTGGTGGTGGTGCTGCAAAAGGTATCGCACATATAGGCGTCTTAAAAGCTTTTGAGGAACAAAGAATTCCTATTTCCTACTTATCAGGAACAAGTGTCGGTGCAATAATCGCTTCCTATTACGCATTTGGTAAGAACTACGATGACTTCTTAGCATTGGCCAATAAGCTCAATTATAAAGATACAATAAGCTTAACAATACCAAAGAAAGGATTTTTTAGTACGAAGTCCATACGAGAAATGATCATCAAAGATTTAGGAGATGTGAATATTGAAGATGCAAGGATTCCCTTAGCAATTTGTACAACAGACATCTCAACTGGAGAGCAAGTTGTTTTCTATAAGGGTAATCTTGCGGATGCGCTCTGTGCTTCTGTCTGTGTTCCCGGTGCATTTATTCCTCAAGTAATCGATGGTAGAACTCTTGTTGATGGAGGTATCACAGAGAACGTTCCGGTTTCCCCTCTAGAAGATATGGGCGCGGGTATTATCGTTGCGGTGGATTTGAATGGTGTACAAAAATATCAGGAGCCAGATGATACATTTGCGATCATAAGTAATGCTATGGATATTGCAATAGACCTTAGAACAAGGGAGCAAATTCAAGATGCTGACATCATCCTCTCTCTCGACTTAAGTAAATACAACAGACTCGATAATTCAAAGTGTATTAAAGAGTTAATCAATGAAGGCTACGGGCCAATGACTCAAAATCTTTCAAGCTTAACATGGTATCGCAGGGCAAGTTATATTGAATTTTTTAAGAAGCTTATAATCGAAACAATTCCATTTAAGGTTCCTAAAGTCATTTCAAATCTTTATAAAGAAAAGCTTGCAAAGATTTCAATCAAATAA
- a CDS encoding PPC domain-containing DNA-binding protein, translated as MQYIKQEECYLIKLYKDEDLFTSLEEFAAAEELGAGMLKGIGALKDVELGFYHLDTKTYDRKEFSGDYELLSLDGNLSHLDGKPFFHIHTVLGDEDFSCKGGHLFRATVAVTTEIYFFPIMQKIERKMDEEIGLNLLSLPQAFSRCGIKG; from the coding sequence ATGCAATATATCAAGCAAGAAGAATGTTACTTAATTAAATTATATAAGGATGAAGATCTTTTCACATCTCTAGAGGAATTCGCTGCTGCAGAAGAGCTGGGGGCGGGGATGTTAAAAGGCATTGGTGCTCTGAAAGACGTTGAGCTAGGCTTCTACCATCTTGATACTAAAACATATGATCGAAAAGAATTTAGTGGTGATTATGAATTATTAAGTCTTGATGGGAACTTGTCTCATTTGGATGGAAAACCATTCTTTCATATTCATACGGTTTTAGGTGATGAAGATTTTTCTTGTAAAGGCGGACATCTGTTTCGTGCCACTGTTGCGGTTACTACAGAAATCTATTTCTTTCCAATCATGCAAAAAATTGAAAGAAAGATGGATGAAGAAATCGGCTTAAACTTATTATCATTACCACAAGCTTTTTCTCGATGTGGAATTAAAGGATAG
- a CDS encoding PepSY domain-containing protein has protein sequence MKFNRPFFIKIHLYLSALASPLLLMMAFTGVSYLLGFKGSEVVEPIKVVQLSKSELTKENISVQLNEIDESYDFAYVKQVGDGAITRPTTRDYYKFQIKEDGTHISHVKPNLLKRLIELHKGHGPQFLRYIEKIIGIFLLLIILSGLYLAYTMKKERKIVGILFLIGLSVYLFM, from the coding sequence ATGAAATTTAATCGCCCATTTTTTATTAAGATTCACCTATACTTATCGGCCCTCGCTTCGCCGCTACTTTTGATGATGGCCTTTACAGGTGTTTCTTACTTATTAGGTTTTAAAGGAAGTGAAGTTGTTGAACCTATAAAAGTTGTACAACTTTCAAAATCTGAACTTACGAAAGAAAATATTTCAGTTCAATTAAATGAAATCGATGAAAGCTATGACTTTGCCTATGTTAAACAAGTTGGAGATGGTGCAATCACTAGACCAACAACTCGTGACTACTATAAATTCCAAATAAAAGAAGATGGAACACATATCTCTCATGTTAAGCCAAATCTTCTAAAAAGATTGATTGAACTACACAAAGGTCATGGCCCACAATTTCTTCGTTATATTGAAAAGATTATTGGGATTTTTTTACTGCTAATTATTTTGAGTGGATTGTACTTAGCTTATACAATGAAAAAGGAAAGAAAGATCGTAGGGATTTTATTTCTTATTGGACTAAGTGTTTACCTTTTTATGTAG
- a CDS encoding DUF2892 domain-containing protein has protein sequence MKMNEGNADRVIRVIAGLVLISLVFVGPKTYWGLIGLIPLITGAVGICPGYSMLGFSTRKSKKAH, from the coding sequence ATGAAAATGAATGAAGGAAATGCTGATCGAGTGATTCGAGTTATTGCAGGGTTAGTTTTAATCTCACTTGTCTTTGTCGGTCCCAAAACATATTGGGGTCTTATCGGTTTGATACCTCTAATTACTGGCGCAGTTGGAATTTGTCCGGGCTATTCAATGCTTGGATTCTCAACACGTAAATCGAAGAAGGCCCACTAA
- a CDS encoding 2OG-Fe(II) oxygenase, whose product MQELETLVESLTEKRYYVSDTLISNELARSLKDEAQTRFHIGDFQEAKVGRQLTKRLDEKIRGDLTSWIEGDMADHPPALQEYLKFLDDLKDLLNPIFYLGIRSYEGHFACYDEGAFYRKHVDQHRGRGLRRLSVILYLSDMNDGDGGEVVIYHHDDQDQEVARINPMLGRILIFLSEDLPHEVLPAFKPRLSLTGWLRA is encoded by the coding sequence ATGCAAGAGCTTGAAACGCTGGTCGAATCCTTAACTGAGAAACGATACTACGTGAGTGATACGCTTATTTCAAATGAACTAGCTCGTTCTTTAAAGGACGAGGCCCAGACACGTTTTCACATTGGAGACTTTCAAGAAGCCAAAGTTGGACGACAGCTAACAAAGCGCCTAGATGAAAAGATTCGTGGAGACCTCACTTCTTGGATTGAGGGAGACATGGCCGACCATCCACCGGCACTACAAGAATATTTAAAATTTCTCGATGATCTTAAAGATTTACTTAATCCTATTTTCTACCTAGGTATTCGCTCATATGAAGGCCACTTTGCTTGTTATGATGAAGGTGCATTTTATCGCAAGCATGTGGATCAACACCGTGGAAGAGGCCTAAGGCGCTTAAGTGTTATTCTTTATCTAAGTGATATGAATGATGGTGATGGTGGTGAAGTCGTTATCTACCATCACGACGATCAAGATCAAGAAGTTGCTCGTATTAATCCAATGCTTGGAAGAATCTTAATTTTTCTTTCTGAAGACCTTCCACACGAAGTTCTCCCAGCATTTAAGCCAAGGCTTTCTTTAACCGGTTGGCTTAGAGCATAA
- a CDS encoding VOC family protein, translated as MIKALSHLVITSKNVTNISNFFTDVFGVEAHFANEDFADFVLPDKSRVAFFRPVGKASKFFELVENPAQVSYGVTVEDVDDFYHKLMAQKAKYEFEVSGKPKDHPWGEKSFLLIDPDGNRWEITQSPSDDGHLVNIS; from the coding sequence ATGATCAAGGCACTTTCACATTTAGTCATTACCTCTAAGAATGTTACGAATATTTCGAATTTTTTCACTGATGTCTTCGGTGTTGAAGCGCATTTTGCTAATGAAGACTTTGCTGATTTTGTTCTACCTGACAAAAGCCGTGTGGCCTTTTTTCGTCCAGTAGGTAAAGCTTCTAAGTTCTTTGAATTAGTCGAGAATCCGGCCCAGGTCTCATATGGTGTCACTGTTGAGGATGTTGATGACTTCTACCATAAACTTATGGCGCAAAAGGCTAAGTATGAATTTGAAGTGAGTGGTAAACCAAAAGATCATCCGTGGGGAGAAAAGAGCTTTCTTTTGATTGATCCAGATGGAAATCGTTGGGAAATAACGCAGTCACCCAGTGATGATGGTCATCTCGTAAATATCTCATAA
- a CDS encoding sensor histidine kinase, whose translation MNLRINPKRPTESIKDILRIMDYTLGPFAMLFAICVGVYEYQISQRLNSFFGIFAFLIFNLTISQISIRVKNSLYIEIFRQVFAICVLCPFAIYIVDGPFSPFWYLYLIMIVASNNIFFEVTGKHIYSGLITLLAIISYVTSSYLLLDEPETSLIIIHSLTMIMLSLLFYRLLSLVDRTYRSEVNKSIALQETMDKLNSTKENLIYSSRLSAIGEMAGGIAHEINNPLTVIYGSIYQIKRLLSIGEMNKEAYDIHINRILDTIDRITRIISSLKVVSRESGEIKKEVIPLRDIIIDATAICSEKFRAHGVILKFDLDDDAFNIKVNVDRVQLSQVFINLLNNAYDAVEGSESAWIDISVKNTEDSVLVYVMDSGPGINLDLRNKIFEPFYTSKEVGKGTGLGLSISKGILEKHQGELFLEPNKKTTCFVIKIPKAS comes from the coding sequence ATGAATTTAAGAATAAATCCGAAAAGACCTACAGAGAGTATTAAAGATATCTTGAGAATTATGGATTATACTCTTGGACCGTTTGCAATGCTCTTTGCAATTTGTGTGGGTGTTTACGAATATCAAATCTCACAAAGACTAAATAGCTTCTTTGGAATCTTCGCTTTCCTTATTTTCAATCTCACAATTTCTCAAATAAGTATTCGAGTTAAGAACTCTCTATATATTGAAATCTTCAGACAAGTTTTTGCAATTTGTGTCCTATGTCCTTTTGCAATCTATATCGTTGATGGGCCATTTTCACCGTTCTGGTATCTCTACCTCATTATGATCGTTGCCAGCAATAATATTTTCTTTGAAGTTACTGGTAAACATATCTATAGTGGACTTATAACTCTCTTAGCTATTATTAGCTATGTTACTTCAAGTTACTTACTTCTTGATGAGCCAGAAACTTCTCTTATCATAATTCATTCTCTGACTATGATTATGTTAAGTCTACTCTTCTACAGACTTCTTAGTCTTGTGGATCGCACTTATCGAAGTGAAGTGAATAAGTCGATTGCCTTACAGGAAACAATGGATAAGCTTAATAGCACTAAAGAAAATCTTATCTATAGTTCTCGTCTAAGTGCAATTGGTGAAATGGCCGGTGGAATCGCTCACGAAATTAATAATCCTTTAACAGTTATTTACGGCTCAATTTATCAGATCAAGCGACTTCTAAGTATCGGTGAGATGAATAAAGAGGCGTATGATATTCATATCAATCGTATCCTAGATACAATTGATCGAATTACTCGCATTATCTCTAGCTTGAAAGTTGTTTCTCGCGAGAGCGGTGAGATAAAAAAAGAAGTTATTCCCCTTAGAGATATTATTATTGATGCGACGGCCATTTGTTCAGAGAAGTTTAGGGCCCATGGGGTTATACTTAAATTTGATCTCGACGACGATGCCTTTAACATAAAAGTAAATGTAGATAGAGTCCAATTATCTCAAGTCTTCATTAATCTTTTAAATAACGCTTATGATGCCGTTGAAGGAAGTGAATCTGCTTGGATTGATATCTCCGTAAAAAATACAGAAGATTCCGTTTTAGTTTATGTAATGGATTCTGGCCCCGGAATCAATCTTGATCTTCGAAATAAGATTTTTGAGCCATTCTATACATCTAAAGAAGTTGGGAAAGGAACGGGATTAGGACTATCGATTTCAAAAGGGATTTTAGAGAAGCATCAAGGGGAATTATTCTTAGAACCAAATAAGAAAACAACTTGCTTTGTGATAAAGATACCCAAAGCAAGCTGA
- a CDS encoding phospholipid scramblase-related protein has protein sequence MDLNQHNKLLVQQVRENWELLGYETRNKYQFLDEAQNPIGYAAEQQKGFLGFIMRQFLGHWRTFDLHFFDQARNEYMIAKHPFCFFFQRLEIQDLNGQLIGSLQQRFSLITKKFDVLDAQGNVIMEMRSPIWKPWTYPFYSRGQEVALVLKKFSGLFSEMFTDRDNFAIDLKSQTLTEQEKKIILATSIFIDLVYFERKAK, from the coding sequence ATGGATTTAAATCAGCATAATAAGCTATTGGTACAGCAAGTTAGAGAGAATTGGGAGCTTTTGGGCTATGAAACAAGAAATAAGTATCAATTCTTAGATGAGGCGCAAAACCCTATTGGCTATGCGGCAGAACAACAAAAGGGATTCCTTGGCTTTATCATGCGCCAGTTCCTGGGTCACTGGAGGACTTTTGATCTGCACTTCTTTGACCAAGCTCGTAATGAGTATATGATTGCTAAGCATCCATTTTGCTTCTTTTTTCAACGTCTTGAAATACAGGATCTGAATGGGCAGTTGATTGGTTCTCTTCAGCAAAGATTTTCTTTAATAACAAAGAAATTTGATGTCTTGGATGCTCAGGGAAATGTCATTATGGAAATGCGCTCACCAATTTGGAAGCCTTGGACTTATCCTTTCTATTCTCGAGGGCAAGAGGTTGCACTTGTGTTGAAAAAGTTTTCTGGACTATTTTCAGAGATGTTTACTGATCGAGACAACTTTGCCATTGATTTAAAGAGTCAGACACTAACGGAGCAGGAGAAGAAAATTATTCTCGCGACTTCGATTTTCATTGATCTCGTTTATTTTGAAAGAAAAGCAAAATAA
- a CDS encoding nitroreductase family protein, with amino-acid sequence MNDFIQQLHSHRSIRKFSDKDISQSDLELILSAAASASSSGNMQSFSVVVTRDRAMKEKMYQAHFEQSMLMDAPIFLTFCADFYRMRRWLKLSEAANNFDNYMSFMIASIDAILASQNAALAAESLGMGLCYMGTTLASAGEIGEILALPENVVPVVGFALGYPDEAPDLRKRLPLESLVHYEKYHKYSDEEVLEIYREREVEGMKRYRDNPRLNQMIKDVGAKNLAQVYTQAKYTEESHLKYSEDLIAYLKRQNFF; translated from the coding sequence ATGAATGACTTTATTCAACAATTACATTCTCATCGTTCAATTAGAAAATTTTCTGATAAGGATATTTCACAAAGTGATTTAGAACTCATTCTAAGTGCAGCAGCAAGCGCATCAAGCTCTGGAAATATGCAATCCTTCTCAGTTGTTGTGACTAGAGATAGAGCAATGAAAGAGAAGATGTACCAGGCCCACTTTGAACAAAGTATGTTAATGGATGCTCCAATTTTTTTAACATTCTGTGCTGATTTCTATCGTATGAGAAGGTGGCTTAAATTAAGTGAGGCGGCCAATAACTTTGATAATTACATGAGCTTTATGATTGCTTCTATTGATGCCATTCTCGCTAGTCAGAATGCGGCATTAGCAGCTGAAAGTCTTGGAATGGGACTCTGTTATATGGGGACAACGTTGGCCAGTGCTGGCGAAATTGGTGAGATCTTAGCGTTGCCTGAGAATGTCGTTCCTGTCGTAGGCTTTGCTCTAGGCTACCCAGATGAGGCACCTGATTTAAGAAAGAGGCTTCCACTTGAATCTCTCGTTCATTATGAGAAATATCATAAATATTCAGATGAAGAAGTGCTAGAAATATATCGAGAAAGAGAAGTCGAGGGGATGAAGCGTTATCGTGACAACCCACGATTAAATCAAATGATTAAAGATGTCGGAGCAAAGAATTTGGCCCAAGTCTATACACAGGCGAAATATACAGAAGAGTCCCATCTTAAATATAGTGAAGATTTAATTGCTTATCTTAAACGTCAAAATTTCTTTTGA
- a CDS encoding efflux RND transporter periplasmic adaptor subunit — MKKIYIFIIVIIFVVSAILLRVFYFKNNYELISPKKGDVVEAIYGLGRVDTDKEFNVKIGVLSLVEKLYVKEGQKVKEGDRLVSFDGRVLFKAPFDGTVTLVANKEKEVVLPQVTVLRMQNLNEKFIEVSLEQEAALRVIPNQKTRIIFESQSQRKYEGYVKTIYPREGEFITRIEVKGLEKSILPGMTADVVIEVGKKKGVLLIPVKAISNGKVLRMRDKKREKVEVVTGNNDGMWVEVISGDIKLSDLLFIKR; from the coding sequence TTGAAAAAGATATATATATTTATAATCGTCATTATCTTTGTCGTCTCTGCGATACTTTTAAGAGTTTTCTATTTTAAAAATAATTATGAATTAATCTCCCCTAAAAAGGGTGATGTTGTGGAGGCCATTTATGGCCTCGGACGAGTCGATACAGATAAAGAGTTTAATGTAAAAATTGGAGTCTTATCTCTTGTCGAAAAACTCTATGTAAAAGAAGGCCAAAAAGTTAAAGAAGGTGACCGCCTTGTTAGCTTCGACGGCCGTGTTCTATTTAAAGCACCTTTTGATGGTACGGTTACTCTCGTTGCAAATAAAGAAAAAGAAGTTGTACTTCCACAAGTGACAGTTCTTAGAATGCAAAATCTTAATGAAAAATTTATTGAAGTTTCATTAGAGCAAGAAGCTGCACTGAGAGTTATCCCAAATCAAAAAACGAGAATTATTTTTGAAAGCCAGTCCCAAAGAAAATATGAAGGCTATGTAAAAACAATATATCCAAGGGAAGGAGAGTTCATCACGCGCATCGAGGTGAAGGGGTTGGAGAAAAGTATTCTTCCAGGCATGACTGCGGACGTAGTAATAGAAGTTGGAAAGAAAAAAGGTGTTCTTCTAATACCTGTAAAGGCGATAAGTAACGGAAAGGTTCTTCGTATGCGAGATAAGAAGAGGGAAAAAGTCGAAGTTGTTACAGGAAATAATGATGGAATGTGGGTTGAGGTTATCTCTGGAGATATTAAGCTTTCCGATCTACTTTTTATCAAGAGGTAG
- a CDS encoding ABC transporter permease → MLFLSMKQLFSKKKQTLLILLGISFGTMLYVAISGIQLGLRQYIIKALLNNTAHILISGKEDLIDRPLVNKWFYENKQVDWITPPYGKRSESKLENYQGWADRLSHHPDVYDFSPRLTIQVMLKRGDLTHSMGLIGTNARRQIRISDIPDYMVEGDFSSLASGGNKIILGAAAAEEIGARVGQYVEVIAGSLTHKNSFKIVGLFSFGDDRADKSIAFSHLEDVQKLNKTPGRVSEIAVSLFDMNKSQELADQWSLLSHDKVEDWKESNPMFMEMIMMQDIVRYFITIAILIVAAFGVYNVLTIMINQKRKEIAILRSIGYGPKRILELIMYQGIFLGVSGGVVGLILGFIICRAVESIELNINIGGDNHLLMDYTPSTYIIAFVAALVASLVASFLPALSASRMTPIDIIRGE, encoded by the coding sequence ATGCTGTTCTTGTCGATGAAGCAACTATTTTCTAAAAAGAAGCAAACTCTTCTTATTCTGTTAGGTATTAGTTTCGGTACGATGCTCTACGTTGCTATCTCAGGGATTCAACTAGGACTTAGGCAGTATATCATTAAGGCCCTTTTAAATAATACCGCTCATATCCTGATTTCAGGAAAAGAAGATCTTATTGATCGTCCTCTTGTTAATAAGTGGTTTTATGAAAATAAACAAGTTGATTGGATAACTCCTCCATATGGAAAGAGAAGTGAATCAAAATTAGAAAATTATCAAGGCTGGGCCGATCGTCTTTCTCATCATCCAGATGTCTATGACTTTAGCCCCCGCTTAACAATACAGGTTATGTTAAAGCGTGGTGATCTTACTCACAGTATGGGGCTCATTGGAACAAATGCCAGACGACAAATCAGAATTAGTGATATTCCTGATTACATGGTGGAAGGTGATTTTTCGTCACTTGCCAGTGGAGGAAATAAGATCATTCTTGGTGCCGCTGCTGCTGAAGAAATTGGAGCACGTGTTGGTCAGTATGTAGAGGTCATAGCGGGAAGCCTGACACATAAAAACTCATTTAAAATCGTAGGCCTCTTTTCTTTCGGAGATGATCGAGCAGATAAGTCCATAGCATTCTCTCACCTTGAAGATGTACAAAAACTTAATAAGACACCAGGGCGAGTCTCTGAAATAGCAGTTTCACTATTCGACATGAATAAGTCACAAGAGCTTGCTGATCAGTGGTCTCTATTAAGCCATGATAAAGTTGAAGACTGGAAAGAGTCTAATCCCATGTTTATGGAAATGATAATGATGCAAGATATAGTTCGCTACTTTATTACAATTGCCATTCTCATTGTAGCTGCCTTTGGGGTTTATAATGTTCTAACAATTATGATTAACCAAAAGCGAAAGGAGATCGCTATTCTTCGCTCTATTGGCTATGGCCCCAAACGAATTCTTGAGCTTATTATGTATCAAGGCATATTCCTTGGTGTAAGTGGTGGAGTTGTTGGGCTAATCCTGGGATTCATCATTTGTCGAGCTGTCGAAAGTATTGAGTTAAATATAAATATTGGTGGCGATAATCACTTACTTATGGATTATACACCTTCAACGTATATCATTGCATTTGTTGCGGCCCTTGTTGCTTCGCTGGTTGCAAGCTTTCTTCCTGCTCTATCAGCAAGTCGAATGACTCCAATTGATATCATAAGGGGCGAGTAG
- a CDS encoding ABC transporter ATP-binding protein: protein MIKAESIVKEFGDPPQRILHNISMEINKGEFVSISGRSGSGKSTLLYIISSLDEPTFGHIYIDGKNVTHMSVDEIHEFRNRHIGFIFQFHYLLPELTALENILLPPRNLGLLKKYEPRANMLLEKLNIPHTRNKLPGQLSGGEQQRVAIARALIMEPSYIFADEPTGNLDTANAEIVMNILKETNKEKGTTIALVTHDPDYAAMADREIFLVDGHVSDTYTGD from the coding sequence GTGATAAAAGCTGAAAGTATAGTTAAAGAGTTTGGTGATCCTCCACAACGTATTCTTCACAATATCTCCATGGAGATAAATAAGGGAGAGTTTGTTTCTATTTCAGGACGTTCTGGAAGTGGAAAATCAACCCTTCTTTATATTATTAGCTCCCTCGATGAACCAACATTTGGCCATATTTATATTGATGGAAAGAATGTTACTCATATGAGTGTTGATGAAATTCATGAGTTTCGAAATCGCCACATTGGTTTTATTTTTCAATTCCACTACTTACTTCCTGAGCTGACGGCCTTAGAAAATATTCTATTACCTCCTCGAAATCTTGGTCTCTTAAAAAAGTATGAGCCTCGTGCAAATATGCTACTTGAAAAACTCAATATTCCACATACTCGTAATAAGCTTCCAGGGCAACTATCAGGTGGTGAACAGCAACGAGTTGCTATTGCTAGGGCCCTTATTATGGAGCCAAGTTATATTTTTGCGGATGAACCTACGGGGAATCTCGATACGGCAAATGCTGAGATTGTGATGAATATTTTAAAAGAAACTAATAAAGAGAAGGGAACGACAATTGCGCTGGTTACTCACGATCCTGATTATGCTGCTATGGCAGATCGAGAGATTTTCCTTGTTGATGGCCATGTTTCAGATACTTACACCGGTGACTAA
- a CDS encoding methionine--tRNA ligase, with the protein MNNEVKENKKDMRPKQDIPTILSRVSRPKKAVITAGMPYANGPVHIGHLAGAHVPADIYSRWMRLLIGDDNVLFVCGTDDHGSTSEVAAKKLGKTTQEFISEVHAKQSKTMERYSIGLDTYTGTSREENYEAHKELCQDFLRKMHANGMLDKKTSQQWFDPKLNMFLPDRYVQGDCPNPDCSNTKAYSDECDVCGKNYDPHELKNPVSAVSDATPELRDTDHWYLNMWKVTDQLIEWLNTKQKTWRKPILQEAFGTVYPCVTFTNKSEPAYKEIKESLPTHKSRYAPGRKVLVQFENLADLATGKKLLEEKGIECELNDGWAHRAITRDVSWGIPVPTDIEPGMEGKTLYVWPESLIAPISFTKVALKKKGLDPELHKEFWTDPEAKVFQFLGTDNVFFYVLMQGAMWFGVQEDPMRQAVNGEFQQTDVFSNFHLQINGEKMSKSKGNFYTGDQLIDEMGYTADQVRYFLSTLSLSEKASNFDFEVFKAKNAFLAGPMNASFEKPISACHKQFGGVVPKGELIGKTEKETLKIVQQYTKFMEKGEYPKALGALENYARIINGLFNQYKPHDDRFDEKERTDALYSCFYILRNILVMLRPFAPETMEKLRVSLNLPESVYSIDELAKDFPENHKIGEQAEYFPAVDAE; encoded by the coding sequence ATGAATAATGAAGTAAAAGAAAACAAAAAAGACATGCGTCCAAAGCAGGACATTCCAACAATCCTATCTCGTGTAAGTCGACCAAAGAAAGCTGTTATTACAGCAGGTATGCCATATGCAAACGGGCCAGTTCACATTGGTCACCTAGCAGGTGCCCACGTACCAGCAGATATTTACTCGCGTTGGATGAGGCTACTGATTGGTGATGATAACGTACTATTTGTTTGTGGTACTGACGATCATGGATCAACAAGTGAAGTAGCTGCAAAGAAACTTGGTAAAACAACACAAGAGTTCATTAGTGAGGTTCATGCAAAGCAATCTAAGACAATGGAGCGCTACTCGATTGGCCTAGATACTTATACTGGAACTTCAAGAGAAGAAAATTACGAAGCTCACAAAGAACTTTGTCAGGATTTTCTTAGAAAAATGCACGCTAATGGAATGTTAGACAAGAAAACAAGTCAGCAATGGTTTGATCCAAAGCTTAATATGTTCCTACCTGATCGCTATGTTCAGGGAGATTGTCCAAACCCGGACTGCTCAAATACAAAAGCATATAGTGACGAGTGTGATGTTTGTGGCAAGAACTACGATCCACATGAGTTAAAGAATCCTGTTTCAGCAGTAAGTGATGCGACACCAGAGCTTAGAGATACTGATCACTGGTATCTGAATATGTGGAAAGTAACAGATCAGTTAATTGAATGGTTAAATACAAAGCAGAAAACTTGGAGAAAACCAATTCTTCAAGAAGCTTTTGGAACTGTTTATCCATGTGTAACATTCACAAATAAATCTGAGCCAGCATATAAAGAAATTAAAGAATCTCTTCCAACTCATAAAAGCCGTTATGCTCCAGGAAGAAAAGTTCTAGTTCAATTTGAAAATCTTGCGGATCTTGCAACAGGTAAAAAACTTTTAGAAGAAAAAGGAATTGAGTGTGAGCTTAACGATGGTTGGGCACATAGAGCAATTACTCGTGATGTATCATGGGGAATTCCTGTTCCGACAGATATTGAACCAGGCATGGAAGGTAAAACTTTATATGTATGGCCAGAGTCATTAATTGCACCGATCTCATTTACAAAAGTTGCCCTTAAAAAGAAAGGACTTGATCCAGAACTTCATAAAGAATTTTGGACTGATCCAGAAGCAAAGGTTTTCCAATTCCTTGGAACTGATAACGTTTTCTTCTATGTTCTTATGCAGGGAGCGATGTGGTTTGGTGTTCAAGAAGACCCAATGAGACAAGCTGTTAATGGTGAATTTCAACAAACAGATGTCTTCTCTAATTTCCACCTACAAATCAATGGTGAGAAAATGAGTAAGTCAAAAGGAAACTTCTACACAGGTGATCAGCTAATTGATGAGATGGGATATACAGCAGACCAAGTTCGCTACTTCCTATCAACTCTAAGTCTTTCAGAGAAAGCATCAAACTTTGATTTTGAAGTTTTCAAAGCAAAGAATGCATTCCTTGCAGGGCCAATGAACGCTTCATTTGAAAAGCCAATCTCTGCTTGTCACAAGCAATTTGGTGGCGTGGTTCCTAAGGGTGAGCTTATTGGTAAGACAGAAAAAGAAACTCTTAAGATTGTTCAACAGTATACGAAATTCATGGAAAAGGGAGAATACCCAAAAGCACTTGGTGCCCTTGAAAACTATGCTCGTATTATTAACGGACTATTTAATCAGTATAAGCCTCACGATGACCGCTTTGATGAGAAAGAAAGAACTGATGCTCTTTATTCTTGTTTCTACATTCTAAGAAATATCTTAGTAATGCTTAGGCCATTTGCGCCGGAGACAATGGAGAAGCTTCGCGTATCTTTAAATCTTCCTGAGAGTGTTTACTCGATTGATGAGCTAGCAAAAGACTTCCCAGAAAATCACAAGATTGGGGAACAAGCAGAATACTTCCCAGCAGTTGATGCTGAGTAG